The following proteins are co-located in the Mus caroli chromosome 7, CAROLI_EIJ_v1.1, whole genome shotgun sequence genome:
- the Mrgprf gene encoding mas-related G-protein coupled receptor member F encodes MAGNCSWEAHSTNQNKMCPGMSETRELYSRGFLTIEQIATLPPPAVTNYIFLLLCLCGLVGNGLVLWFFGFSIKRTPFSIYFLHLASADGMYLLSKAVIALLNMGTFLGSFPDYVRRVSRIVGLCTFFTGVSLLPAISIERCVSVIFPTWYWRRRPKRLSAGVCALLWMLSFLVTSIHNYFCMFLGHEAPGTVCRNMDIALGILLFFLFCPLMVLPCLALILHVECRARRRQRSAKLNHVVLAIISVFLVSSIYLGIDWFLFWVFQIPAPFPEYVTDLCICINSSAKPIVYFLAGRDKSQRLWEPLRVVFQRALRDGAEPGDAASSTPNTVTMEMQCPSGNAS; translated from the exons ATGGCCGGAAACTGCTCGTGGGAAGCTCACTCCACCAACCAGAACAAG ATGTGTCCTGGTATGAGCGAGACTCGGGAGCTCTACAGCAGAGGATTTCTGACCATTGAGCAGATTGCTACGCTCCCTCCGCCGGCTGTCACAAACTACATCTTCCTGCTGCTTTGCCTGTGTGGCCTGGTGGGAAACGGGCTGGTCCTCTGGTTTTTCGGCTTCTCCATCAAGAGGACCCCCTTCTCCATCTACTTCCTGCACCTGGCCAGCGCCGATGGGATGTACCTCTTGAGCAAGGCCGTGATTGCTCTCCTGAACATGGGGACCTTCCTGGGCTCCTTCCCCGACTACGTTCGAAGAGTGTCCCGGATCGTGGGGCTCTGCACATTCTTCACAGGTGTGAGCCTCCTGCCAGCCATTAGCATCGAACGCTGTGTGTCCGTCATCTTCCCCACCTGGTACTGGCGTCGGAGGCCCAAGCGCCTGTCTGCTGGGGTCTGTGCCCTGCTCTGGATGCTATCATTCCTGGTTACCAGTATCCACAATTACTTCTGTATGTTCCTGGGCCACGAGGCCCCTGGTACAGTCTGCCGCAACATGGACATCGCCCTGGGCATCttgctgttctttctcttctgcccacTCATGGTACTTCCCTGCCTGGCGCTCATCCTGCATGTAGAGTGCCGAGCACGGCGCCGCCAGCGCTCTGCCAAGCTCAATCACGTGGTCCTGGCGATCATCTCTGTCTTCCTCGTATCATCCATCTACTTGGGGATCGACTGGTTCCTCTTCTGGGTCTTCCAGATCCCAGCCCCCTTCCCCGAGTACGTCACTGACTTGTGTATCTGCATCAACAGCAGTGCCAAACCCATCGTCTACTTCCTGGCTGGGAGAGACAAGTCACAGCGCCTGTGGGAACCTCTCAGGGTGGTCTTCCAGCGGGCTCTCCGGGATGGTGCAGAGCCGGGGGACGCTGCTAGCAGCACACCCAACACGGTCACCATGGAAATGCAGTGCCCCTCTGGGAACGCATCCTGA